From a single Nicotiana tabacum cultivar K326 chromosome 8, ASM71507v2, whole genome shotgun sequence genomic region:
- the LOC107781659 gene encoding homeobox protein knotted-1-like 1, whose protein sequence is METKSDNFGDGDHLEAKEYCSSRSGDAVEEETEVIKRQISSHSLYDLLVDTHFDCLKVCSGISEIDKIERAETKAKYKKRSSHTMDQSKLNNNFAVDEKLSSLTIHQPELDTFMEAYCVALSKLKEAMEETNLESIKFINHMYSQLSDLMELPSVSTLSPTASFEGMKAHGNK, encoded by the exons ATGGAGACAAAAAGTGACAATTTTGGAGATGGAGATCACCTGGAAGCAAAGGAATACTGTAGTTCTAGATCAGGAGATGCTGTAGAAGAAGAAACAGAAGTCATCAAGAGGCAAATATCTTCCCACTCTTTGTATGATCTTTTGGTTGACACTCACTTTGACTGTTTGAAg GTTTGTTCGGGTATCAGTGAGATTGACAAAATTGAAAGAGCTGAAACAAAGGCAAAATATAAGAAGCGTAGCTCACACACAATGGATCAATCAAAATTGAACAATAACTTTGCTGTTGATGAGAAGCTCAGCTCACTCACAATTCATCAACCAGAACTGGACACTTTTATG GAAGCATATTGTGTGGCTCTAAGCAAGCTAAAAGAAGCAATGGAGGAAACTAACTTAGAGTCCATAAAGTTCATCAACCATATGTATTCTCAACTCAGCGACCTCATGGAACTTCCTTCTGTTTCCACTTTATCTCCAACGGCATCTTTTG AAGGGATGAAGGCCCATGGGAACAAATGA